ATCGTTGATGACTCTTCAACAGCGCGTAACCAAATCAAAGGTACCTTGTCGCAGTTGGGTTTGAACATTATTGAGTGTTGTGATGGCTTAGAAGCACTGACCTTACTTAAGGGCTGGTGTGATGAAGGCAAAGACATCAATCAAGAAATATTGTTGATGATCACCGATGCTGAAATGCCTGAAATGGACGGCTATAAGCTGACACACGAAGTACGTACTGACCCTAGAATGCATGACCTGTTTATTACGCTAAATACTTCATTAAGTGGAAGTTTTAATGAAGCTATGGTTGAGAAAGTAGGGTGTAACCGCTTTATTTCCAAGTTCCAGCCGGATCTCTTGGTTGAAGTGACTCAAGAGCGAATGCGTCAGATTTTATAATTAATGCTGTAGTACGGTTTGTTTTGAGTGACCTTATAGAAAACGTTTGCTAATATTCACGCAGCATATTTTTCTTAACGAAATATGCTCAACTACTAGCGTAACTTTTCACACACAATCTAAGGTAGTTCCTCTTAATGATATGGTTAACGTCTAAAGTTGTCATGACTTTGAGCTTATTACTGTATAGGGAATTTAAGAAAAGACGTACGGAAGCTGAAGTTGAGTCATAACTCAACAATTGGAATCGAAGGGAAGCGGATGCTTCCCTTTTTCGTTGCTCTTTCTCTCGTTCCTCCTTAACCAGTGACCTATTGAGAACAGTTGGTACTTCGCTAATGAAAATCCCGAGATTTGGTTTTCAAGCCAACAATTTCACCGGTAATATCGATAAGTTTCCCCGCAATAACATGCACGACTTCTCCTTCTTTTTCTAATATCCCTTGTACCTTTAACGCTTTGGCTGTCAGATAAGCTTGCTGTTGAGCGCGCGCGGTTGCTCCCCATACCACGACATTAATATTGCCAGTACTATCCTCCAGCGTGACAAAGGTGACACCTGCCGCGGTTCCCGGTGATTGTTTGCCTGTGACTAATCCGACAACGGTGACCATAGATTTGTGTCTTTGTTGTATTAAATCTTTCATATGTGTGAATCGACCTAATCGCCCCGCTTCTTCTAGTAAGGTTATAGGGTGCTTATTTAATGAGATACCGACACTGGTAAAGTCCTCAAGTAAATCCTGCATCTCATTGGGTTTGTGCAGTGTGTGTTCGCCATGACCATCCTTAGTCTCGTCATAGACTTGGCTAAACAGAGGTAGGTCAGAAGCGGAATCCATTATCGCCCAGCGCGTCTGGAAACGGTCTCCTGAAACGTTGTGTAGCGCGTTGGCTGATGCGAGTAGCTCTATGTCCTTCTTATTCATCGATAGCTGTTTTACTTGGCTAGGATGGTGATAACCAGAATGCGGACGATTGGCAAGTACGCTCTGGATACCGTGTTCACTCAAACCTTTGATTTGTCGCAGCCCTAATCGAATCGCTAAACTATTCTGTTGAGAGACAACCGTGTGGTCGTTTTGAGAAGCGTTCACACATACCGGAAGTATCGTCACATTGTGTCGCTGTGCATCTTGAACCAACTGCGATGGACTATAAAAGCCCATGGGTTGGCTATTCAACAAAGAAGCATAGAAGCACTCTGGGTAGTAGCATTTCAACCAAGCTGAACAATAGGCTAATACCGCAAAGGAAGCCGAGTGGCTTTCAGGGAAACCGTATTCACCAAAGCCACATATCTGTTTAAATATTTGTTCGGCAAACTCGGTTTCGTAGCCTCGCTTTTGCATGCCTTCGATGAGTTTGGTTTTGAACTTAAATACGTTGCCATTTTTCTTCCAAGCGGCCATCGCTCGTCTGAGTTGATCTGCTTCACCACCAGTAAATCCTGCAGCTACCATCGCGAGTTTGATCACTTGCTCTTGGAAGATAGGAACACCTAAGGTGCGCGACAGTACCGACTCCACATCTTTAGATGGATAACTGATTGGCTCAATGCCATCTCGACGCTTGAGAAACGGATGAACCATATCGCCCTGAATAGGACCAGGGCGTACGATAGCGATTTGAATCACCAAGTCGTAATAAGCCTTTGGCCTAAGCCTTGGTAGCATGCTCATTTGTGCACGTGACTCAATTTGGAATATCCCGACCGTGTCTGCTCGCTGAATCATGCCATAAACCTGAGGATCGTCCTTAAGGCGAGTGATCTCCGCAATTGTCAGTGATCGCCCATGAATACGTTTGATCAGGTCGAAACATTTACGAATTGCAGAGAGCATACCAAGCGCGAGCACATCAACTTTCAGCAAGCCTAAGGTTTCTAGATCATTCTTATCCCATTGAATAATGGTTCGGTCGTGCATTGCGGCATTCTCGACGGGAACCAGTTCATACAGAGGTCCTGAGGATATGACAAAGCCACCGACGTGTTGAGATAGGTGGCGTGGAAAGCCGATGATCTCATTGACCAAATGGATAAATTGTTGCCCCTTCAAAGAATCAGGTTGTAGTCCTAATTGAGTTAACTGAGCCTGCCAACCTAAGCTTTTGTCTCTGCGATTGGTGTTTTTGATGAAGTAATCGAGCTGAGTTTCTTGTAGCCCTAATGCTTTACCGACATCTCTTACTGCACTTTTAAAGCGATAAGAAATGACCGTTGCAGCCAGTGCAGCACGTTCTCTACCGTATTTTTGGTAGATATATTGAATAACCTCTTCTCGGCGTTCATGCTCAAAATCGACATCAATATCAGGCGGCTCATCGCGCTCTTTACTGATGAAACGCTCAAACAGTACCGAGATTTGTCTTGGGTCGACAGAGGTGATTTCTAAGCAATAACAGACCACGGAGTTGGCCGCTGAACCTCGACCTTGGTAAAGAATACCTTGGTTTTTGGCAAACATCACGATGTCGTGGATGGTGAGAAAAAAGAAAGGGTAGTCGAGCTCGCCAATTAACCCCAATTCTTTATCTATGATCTGTTGGATGTCGTCAGGGACACCTTGTGGAAAGCGAGCCTGTTTTCCTTTTTCAACCAACATACGTAGATAGCTCATGGGCGTCTCACCCTGAGGAATCAACTCACTTGGGTATTCGTAACGTAGACTACCTAAGTCAAATTCGCACAGTTCAGAAATTCGGTTGCTCTCTTCTAGCCACTCCGCTTTGAAGATATGAGAGAGCTTATTGATGCTTCGCAAACAGCGCTCGGCATTCGCCAGTAAGTGACCGCCAACTTCGGTCACTGGTTTTTGATATTTAATCGCGGTGAGTGAGTGCTGTAAGGGCAAGCGATTAGCATTGTGCATTAACACGCCACCACAAGCTGTAATCGGCAGGTGGTGATGCTGTGACAGCTCAATGCAGTAATCCGTGTATTGTTGGTCGGTCTGTTTGAGGTGTCGTTGTAAGCCAATCCACAACCGACCGGAATGATGTTGAGAAAGCCATTGTCCCCAATGCGCGTCTTCATTTTTTTGCTGAGGTAGCCACAGGATGAAGCAGTGCTTAGCCGACATAATATCCCACTCAGAGAGCTGATAATGCCCTTTGCTGCTACGACGTCTCGCATTGGTAATAATGCGGCACAGCTCGGCATAGGCTTGTCTATTTGGGCATAGTAAAACCACTTGGCATTCTTCATTTAACCAAAACATGCTCCCGACAATTTGCTTGAGCGACAGTTTATGTTGCTTGATTGCAGAGTGGACTTTCACGATGCCCGCGACCGAGCACTCATCAGTAACAGCGAGTGCTTTGTAGCGTAAAAAGTCGGCCTGTAAAACAAGCTCTTCCGCATGCGAAGCTCCCTCTAGAAAGGAGTAATTACTTTGGCAGAAGAGCTCTGAGTATTGCTGAGACATAACGTAATCTCACTTAACCATTGCGGATGAACATGATTGAAAAGGGACGTTGAAATTGTCAGTAAGTCGTACGGAGTGAGCGACTAAATTGTCTTACTGACTTACTTTCTTACAGGCTAGCTAAATAAGCCGTGCAAAAACCACTGTTTATTTGGCGTTCTAAAGACCCATAGCCATCGACCGTTTTCACTGTGAGCAATAAAGTAGTCACGAATGATTTTTTCGCCATCCCACCACCCAGAAACAATACGCTCAGGGCCCTGAGATAAGGTGACGCTTTCGGTTAAGGCTTCGGGCTCTGGTAGTAAAATACTGGGTCTGATTCGCTGTTGGTTGATGTTGGAAGCTGTCATAGTTTGTTGCGCGATATCTTGGGAAATTTGTCCCTTTTTTACCGTATTCCCCAGTGTCGGTAGTAAATATTGGTTGGCCTTCTCTGGTCTTGGGTCGTGCTGTATTTTCGGTGTTTGAATGCAGGCTTGCCCTAATTTAGCTTGCAGTAATGAGATCAAATCTAACGCGGCAAGTGTTCCTGTATTGCCATCGAAAAGATCATGGTAGGCGACTTGCGGTTCTCCATGACGAATCAAAGAGAGAGTCAGTCCTTGAACCGGTGCTGTGAGCTTTAGTGACTCTAAAGTTAGATGGGTAAGGCTTGCCCATTTTTCAGCAAGGTAATCACCTTGTGCCGAATAGAAAGAGACAGGATGATCGTCTTTATCCCTAAGATGCAGAATC
This region of Vibrio sp. BS-M-Sm-2 genomic DNA includes:
- a CDS encoding error-prone DNA polymerase, which encodes MSQQYSELFCQSNYSFLEGASHAEELVLQADFLRYKALAVTDECSVAGIVKVHSAIKQHKLSLKQIVGSMFWLNEECQVVLLCPNRQAYAELCRIITNARRRSSKGHYQLSEWDIMSAKHCFILWLPQQKNEDAHWGQWLSQHHSGRLWIGLQRHLKQTDQQYTDYCIELSQHHHLPITACGGVLMHNANRLPLQHSLTAIKYQKPVTEVGGHLLANAERCLRSINKLSHIFKAEWLEESNRISELCEFDLGSLRYEYPSELIPQGETPMSYLRMLVEKGKQARFPQGVPDDIQQIIDKELGLIGELDYPFFFLTIHDIVMFAKNQGILYQGRGSAANSVVCYCLEITSVDPRQISVLFERFISKERDEPPDIDVDFEHERREEVIQYIYQKYGRERAALAATVISYRFKSAVRDVGKALGLQETQLDYFIKNTNRRDKSLGWQAQLTQLGLQPDSLKGQQFIHLVNEIIGFPRHLSQHVGGFVISSGPLYELVPVENAAMHDRTIIQWDKNDLETLGLLKVDVLALGMLSAIRKCFDLIKRIHGRSLTIAEITRLKDDPQVYGMIQRADTVGIFQIESRAQMSMLPRLRPKAYYDLVIQIAIVRPGPIQGDMVHPFLKRRDGIEPISYPSKDVESVLSRTLGVPIFQEQVIKLAMVAAGFTGGEADQLRRAMAAWKKNGNVFKFKTKLIEGMQKRGYETEFAEQIFKQICGFGEYGFPESHSASFAVLAYCSAWLKCYYPECFYASLLNSQPMGFYSPSQLVQDAQRHNVTILPVCVNASQNDHTVVSQQNSLAIRLGLRQIKGLSEHGIQSVLANRPHSGYHHPSQVKQLSMNKKDIELLASANALHNVSGDRFQTRWAIMDSASDLPLFSQVYDETKDGHGEHTLHKPNEMQDLLEDFTSVGISLNKHPITLLEEAGRLGRFTHMKDLIQQRHKSMVTVVGLVTGKQSPGTAAGVTFVTLEDSTGNINVVVWGATARAQQQAYLTAKALKVQGILEKEGEVVHVIAGKLIDITGEIVGLKTKSRDFH